Below is a genomic region from Billgrantia tianxiuensis.
ACACGGGCCGGCCAACTGATTGCCGCCTCCACCTTCCAGAACACCACCGTGTACACCATGGTCGCGCTTCTCTACCTCGCGCTGAGCCTGCCGCTGATCTTCGGCGTCAACCGGCTGGAGCGTTACTTCGGCAAATCCGCGAAGGGGCAGGCAAATGATCACGATCGACAGCATCCACAAATCCTTTGGCACCACCGAAGTGCTGAAGAGCGTCAGCCTCGAAGTGAACGCAGGTGAAGTCGTTTGCCTGATCGGCCCGTCCGGCTCCGGCAAGTCCACGGTCCTGCGCTGCATCAATGGCCTGGAGCGATACGACGGCGGCGCGATCACCATCAACGGCCGGCAGGTCGATGCCGACAGCCGGGACATTCACGACCTGCGCACCCGCGTCGGCATGGTCTTCCAGCGCTTCAACCTGTTTCCGCATCGCTCGGTGGTGGAGAACGTGATGGAGGGCCCGGTTTACGTCAAACACGAACCACGCAGCGAAGCGCGCAAGCAAGCCATCGAGCTGCTCGAAAAGGTCGGGCTGGGCGACAAGGTCGACGCCTACCCTCAGCAACTCTCGGGCGGGCAGCAGCAAAGGGTCG
It encodes:
- a CDS encoding amino acid ABC transporter ATP-binding protein, with protein sequence MITIDSIHKSFGTTEVLKSVSLEVNAGEVVCLIGPSGSGKSTVLRCINGLERYDGGAITINGRQVDADSRDIHDLRTRVGMVFQRFNLFPHRSVVENVMEGPVYVKHEPRSEARKQAIELLEKVGLGDKVDAYPQQLSGGQQQRVAIARALAMRPDAILFDEPTSALDPELVGDVLTVMRDLAREGMTMVVVTHEMSFAKEVADRVCFLYGGQIVEEGNARALLTEPQHERTQDFLRRVLNH